A stretch of Rhodobacter sp. 24-YEA-8 DNA encodes these proteins:
- a CDS encoding NTP transferase domain-containing protein has protein sequence MNLGVLFAAGASRRFGADDKLLVEWRGAPLVCQAANLLMAAFCDESVAVVSSPAVAAVLPAGMKQLQIPQGQTMSLSWRSALQYAQEAGADNLLIMLGDMPNLTDGILHDLIRRGVRFGNSACCLGDKALPPAFLALKECLSLGVDPYADQGARALIARIPQEALVRITSAEGLDIDVREDLQELEECQSDLEAGAAGSSAPE, from the coding sequence GTGAACCTCGGCGTCCTGTTCGCGGCAGGTGCATCCCGGAGGTTCGGGGCGGACGACAAGCTCCTCGTGGAATGGCGCGGCGCTCCGCTGGTCTGTCAGGCAGCCAATCTGCTTATGGCCGCCTTCTGCGACGAATCTGTTGCCGTTGTGTCCTCTCCCGCGGTGGCCGCAGTTTTGCCGGCTGGCATGAAGCAGCTGCAGATCCCCCAAGGACAGACCATGTCGCTCTCCTGGCGGAGCGCTTTGCAATACGCACAGGAGGCCGGGGCAGACAACTTGCTTATCATGCTTGGTGACATGCCGAACCTTACCGATGGCATCCTGCATGACCTGATAAGGCGAGGGGTCAGATTTGGAAACAGCGCGTGCTGCCTTGGTGACAAGGCGCTTCCTCCCGCGTTTCTGGCTTTAAAGGAGTGTCTTTCCTTGGGTGTCGATCCTTATGCAGATCAGGGAGCAAGAGCCCTGATCGCCAGGATTCCGCAGGAAGCTCTGGTGCGCATCACGAGTGCAGAGGGCCTTGACATCGATGTCAGAGAAGACCTTCAGGAACTGGAAGAGTGTCAATCAGATTTGGAGGCTGGAGCCGCGGGTTCTTCCGCTCCTGAGTGA